A genomic window from Hippocampus zosterae strain Florida chromosome 13, ASM2543408v3, whole genome shotgun sequence includes:
- the rbm34 gene encoding RNA-binding protein 34, whose amino-acid sequence MKKKDAQSADASSDYRVGQVSASLPQKNRAATASGSLAALFGGAPSAAGVLFRAAPQLPQPSEQPEAPEVKGEAGRKPKRKKIPKVKTQAERKLENRELGLRNADEAERGKRGPPEAGPETEAERWVLKRQRRRREKRDEQSKNRRTVFVGNLPVGCDKKTLLSMFRADGAVESIRFRSLVREDPAVSRRVAAIKRQAHPSARSINAYVVFKEPQGVAKALQRNGAEIEKDFIIRVDRVSSKAAESHDHKRSIFVGNLNFELKELALRRHFEQCGAVEAVRLVRDAKTGLGKGFGYVLFESRDSVQLALKLDGSEVEGRAVRVKRSAAKEARRATQPPPPRRRRLDDAYRGEMARPHQKAEKKTGKKKARKNVGRT is encoded by the exons ATGAAGAAGAAAGATGCTCAGAG CGCGGACGCGTCCTCCGACTACCGAGTGGGCCAAGTGTCGGCAAGTTTGCCCCAGAAGAACCGCGCGGCGACGGCTTCCGGCTCGCTTGCGGCTCTTTTCGGCGGCGcaccgtcggcggcgggcgtCCTCTTTCGGGCCGCGCCTCAG CTTCCTCAGCCTAGCGAGCAACCGGAAGCTCCCGAGGTCAAAGGTGAAGCCGGCCGCAAGCCCAAACGGAAGAAAATCCCCAAAGTGAAAACCCAAGCCGAGCGGAAGCTGGAAAACAG GGAGCTCGGCCTGCGGAACGCCGACGAGGCCGAGCGCGGGAAACGCGGCCCGCCGGAGGCGGGGCCTGAGACGGAGGCGGAGCGTTGGGTGCTtaagcggcagcggcggcggcgggagaaGCGGGATGAGCAAAGCAAGAACCGGAGGACGGTCTTCGTGGGCAATCTGCCCGTCGGCTGCGACAAGAAG ACGCTGCTGAGCATGTTCCGGGCCGACGGCGCCGTCGAGTCCATCCGCTTCCGATCcctg GTGCGAGAGGACCCGGCCGTGTCGCGCAGAGTCGCCGCCATCAA GCGACAAGCTCACCCCTCAGCGCGGAGCATCAACGCCTACGTGGTCTTCAAGGAGCCGCAAGGGGTGGCCAAAGCGCTGCAGAG GAACGGCGCGGAGATCGAGAAAGATTTCATCATCCGCGTGGACCGCGTGAGCTCCAAGGCGGCCGAAAGC CACGACCACAAGCGTTCAATCTTCGTGGGGAACCTCAACTTTG AGCTGAAAGAGTTGGCGTTGCGCCGCCACTTTGAGCAATGCGGCGCCGTGGAAGCCGTCCGACTGGTGCGCGATGCCAAAACGGGACTGGGCAAAGGATTCGGTTACGTCCTCTTTGAG AGTCGCGACTCGGTGCAACTGGCGCTGAAGCTGGACGGCAGCGAGGTGGAGGGCCGCGCCGTCCGGGTGAAAAGGTCCGCCGCGAAGGAGGCGAGGCGCGCcacgcagccgccgccgccgcggcgccGCCGCCTGGACGACGCGTACAGAGGCGAGATGGCCCGCCCCCATCAAAAAGCCGAGAAGAAAACCGGCAAGAAGAAGGCCAGAAAGAACGTCGGCCGCACATGA
- the pgap4 gene encoding transmembrane protein 246 isoform X1 — MPRTPRSARCSGGAARTLALFALTFGVALPAACHRLLHSYYFARWAYLDAMSRDALRQSLRRGQDALLFWQAARADPAAAAAELPRHPELLVTVVTTRRREALPYHYLLQVMRELSALLGGCGERPCAQVVLCDVASGPDVNEDARLLERHFRVLRRPDERRPAVNSFEREKRDYVFCLRQAYRLARPRNLVVLEDDAMPLPDFFRVLRELLSRRFAARSLYVKLYHPERLQRYWNPEPYRLLEWAGLGLLGGSLLLGLLAAWNPCGLPLRPCAGHLALLAAYVMAAAELLGRHYLLEARRLSPQLYAVSPATECCTPAMLYPGNASLRVADYLDRAFCFQGHAKDTALYRAVRAAPGERSHSVEPNLVAHIGAFSSVRPNPAEPKLL; from the exons ATGCCGCGGACGCCTCGAAGCGCGCGCTGCTCCGGCGGCGCGGCGCGGACGCTGGCGCTGTTTGCGCTGACGTTCGGCGTGGCGCTTCCGGCCGCGTGCCACCGCCTGCTGCACTCGTACTACTTTGCGCGCTGGGCCTACTTGGACGCCATGAGCCGGGACGCCCTGCGGCAGAGTCTGCGGCGCGGTCAGGACGCGCTGCTCTTCTGGCAGGCGGCCAGAGCCGacccggccgccgccgccgccgagcttCCGCGGCACCCCGAGCTGCTGGTGACGGTGGTGACGACGCGGCGGCGCGAGGCTCTGCCTTACCACTACCTCCTGCAGGTGATGCGCGAGCTGAGCGCTCTCCTGGGCGGCTGCGGGGAGCGGCCCTGCGCCCAG GTGGTGCTGTGCGACGTGGCGAGCGGCCCCGACGTCAACGAGGACGCCAGACTGCTGGAGCGGCACTTCCGCGTGCTGCGCCGGCCCGACGAGCGGCGGCCGGCCGTCAACTCGTTTGAGCGCGAGAAGCGGGACTACGTGTTCTGCCTGCGGCAGGCCTACCGGCTGGCCCGCCCCCGCAACCTGGTGGTCCTGGAGGACGACGCCATGCCGCTGCCGGACTTCTTCCGGGTGCTGCGGGAGCTGCTGAGCCGGCGCTTCGCCGCCCGCTCGCTCTACGTCAAGCTGTACCACCCCGAGCGGCTGCAGCGCTACTGGAACCCGGAGCCCTACCGGCTGCTGGAGTGGGCGGGCCTGGGCCTGCTGGGGGGCAGCCTGCTGCTGGGGCTGCTGGCCGCGTGGAACCCGTGCGGGCTGCCGCTGCGCCCctgcgccggccacctggcgcTGCTGGCCGCCTACGTGATGGCGGCGGCCGAGCTGCTGGGCCGCCACTACCTGCTGGAGGCCCGCCGGCTCTCGCCGCAGCTGTACGCCGTGTCGCCCGCCACCGAGTGCTGCACGCCCGCCATGCTGTACCCGGGCAACGCCTCGCTGCGGGTGGCCGACTACCTGGACCGGGCCTTCTGCTTCCAAGGCCACGCCAAGGACACGGCCCTGTACCGGGCCGTCCGCGCCGCGCCCGGGGAGCGCTCGCACAGCGTGGAGCCCAACCTGGTGGCGCACATCGGCGCCTTCTCCTCCGTCAGGCCCAACCCGGCCGAGCCCAAGCTGCTCTGA
- the tpcn3 gene encoding two pore segment channel 3 isoform X2 → MTSTSSSPDERARDGQDAQSKEDLELASAYVSDAQYNRNIFFDTSPPAVRLYLLYNRRPAQVLLYFFIVLDLSLAVFEEPAVVPLPAWAPMLAELLCLHVFALRLVHYAKVIPRDKFWKDPKNICMIAILALTLADMIIYGALHAAGCYALRWSRVLRPLLLVNVTEGRQLRRAFRSIRNALPQIFSVFLLFIFSILIFSLMALKLFSKRDLKTSDGSPYFSNYADAVFDLYVLVTTANSPDVMMPAYDASSAFAVFFIVYILVNTFIFMSVFLAVVFNNYKKYLKEEVRQLVRAKRHKMARAFAVLQEHRHQGGDGEPLVSRAIWSRLVRLVQPNISHAHTELLWSVSDDRNRGAVDKRAFVQLADLLNIQVMTLKSRPHPLGRLCPAFYRSAPSRLLRRLVRHRAFAAAYDLIIVINAVFIGLDEDKPSVGNAEWAFLALYLLEILLKLYVVEPRSFFAAHRFWNWFDTIIVVCALVATVVNAALESSGGYTSRQILDIVFILRVLRLIRVVDSVKRFRTIINTLIRIGPAILTFGQLILVVYYVFAVAGMELFKGRVKFYQDAGDPAAADCGNPLLRGSAFARLGYCKNNFNDVLSAFVLLVQLTVVNQWHVLSSGFAAVTHKAARIYFVLFHITVVIIIVNIFVAFVLEAFFLEYSLDKSDLHTELEKKIEELRLGVAQEAAEEDDNLVDAMETGDGERPPPEAVESDEPKLMFKITSKRYRTVDALLQRLFEADSEQEDVDVDADAHDANGNFANPSFGAA, encoded by the exons ATGACGAGCACGAGCAGCAGCCCCGACGAGCGTGCGCGCGATGGACAGGACGCTCAAAGCAAAGAG gATTTGGAGCTGGCGTCGGCGTACGTTTCTGACGCTCAATACAACAGGAACATCTTCTTCGACACGTCGCCGCCGGCCGTCCG CTTGTATCTGCTCTACAACCGGCGACCGGCTCAGGTGCTGCTTTACTTCTTCATCGTGCTGGACTTGAGCTTGGCCGTGTTCGAGGAGCCCGCCGTCGTGCCTCTGCCGGCGtgg gCGCCCATGCTGGCGGAGCTGCTGTGCCTGCACGTGTTCGCCCTGCGCCTGGTGCACTACGCCAAGGTGATCCCGCGAGACAAGTTCTGGAAGGACCCCAAGAACATCTGCATGATCGCCATCTTGGCG CTGACGCTCGCCGACATGATCATCTACGGCGCTCTGCACGCCGCCGGCTGTTACGCCCTGCGCTGGTCGCGAGTGCTGCGACCGCTCCTCTTGGTCAACGTGACGGAGGGGCGGCAG CTACGCAGGGCCTTCCGAAGCATCCGCAACGCCCTCCCGCAGATCTTCAGCGTCTTCCTGCTCTTCATCTTCAGCATCCTCATCTTCTCGCTGATGGCGCTCAAACTCTTCAGCAAGCG AGACCTGAAGACGTCGGACGGCTCGCCGTACTTCTCCAACTACGCCGACGCCGTGTTCGACCTCTACGTGCTGGTCACCACCGCCAACAGCCCCGACGTCAT GATGCCGGCGTACGACGCCAGCTCGGCCTTCGCCGTCTTCTTCATCGTCTACATCCTGGTCAACACCTTCATCTTCATGTCCGTCTTCCTGGCTGTGGTCTTCAACAACTACAAGAAGTACTTGAAG GAGGAGGTGCGGCAGCTGGTTCGGGCCAAGCGGCACAAGATGGCGCGGGCCTTCGCCGTGCTGCAGGAACATCGCCACCAGGGCGGCGACGGCGAGCCGCTGGTCAGCCGCGCCATCTGGAGCCGCCTCGTCCGATTGGTGCAGCCCAACATTAGCCACGCCCACACCGAACTGCTGTGGAGCGTCTCGGACGACCGCAACCGCGGCGCCGTAG ACAAGCGGGCGTTCGTCCAGCTGGCCGACCTGCTCAACATCCAAGTGATGACGCTCAAGTCCAGGCCGCACCCGCTGGGCCGCCTGTGCCCCGCCTTCTACCGCTCGGCGCCCAGCCGCCTCCTCCGCCGATTGGTCCGGCACAG GGCCTTCGCCGCGGCGTACGACCTGATCATCGTGATCAACGCGGTCTTCATCGGGCTGGACGAGGACAAGCCCAGCGTGGGCAACGCCGAGTGGGCCTTCCTGGCGCTCTACCTGCTGGAGATCCTCCTCAAGCTCTACGTGGTCGAGCCCAGGAGCTTCTTTGCCGCGCACCGCTTCTGGAACTG GTTCGACACCATCATCGTGGTCTGCGCGCTTGTCGCCACCGTCGTCAACGCCGCCCTCGAGTCAT CGGGCGGCTACACCAGCCGCCAGATCCTGGACATCGTCTTCATCCTGCGAGTGCTGCGACTTATCCGAGTGGTGGACAGCGTCAAGAG GTTCCGCACCATCATCAACACGCTGATCCGCATCGGCCCGGCCATCCTCACCTTCGGGCAGCTCATCCTG gtGGTGTACTACGTGTTTGCCGTGGCGGGCATGGAGCTGTTCAAGGGGCGGGTGAAATTCTACCAGGACGCGGGCGATCCGGCGGCCGCCGACTGCGGGAACCCGCTGCTGCGGGGGAGCGCCTTCGCCAGGCTGGGCTACTGCAAGAACAACTTCAACGACGTGCTCAGCGCCTTCGTGCTGCTGGTCCAGCTCACCGTGGTCAACCAGTGGCACG tCCTGAGCAGCGGCTTCGCGGCCGTCACGCACAAGGCGGCCAGGATCTACTTTGTGCTCTTCCACATCACCgtggtcatcatcatcgtcaa CATCTTCGTGGCGTTCGTGCTGGAGGCCTTTTTTCTGGAGTACTCGCTGGACAAGAGCGACCTGCACACCGAGCTGGAGAAGAAGATCGAGGAGCTGCGGCTCGGCGTGGCGCA ggaggcggcggaggaggacgaCAACCTGGTGGACGCCATGGAGACGGGCGACGGCGAGCGGCCCCCCCCCGAAGCAGTCGAGAGCGACGAACCCAAGCTCATGTTCAAAATCACCTCCAAAA gGTATCGAACGGTGGACGCGTTGCTGCAGCGCCTGTTCGAGGCCGACTCGGAGCAGGAGGACGTCGACGTCGACGCCGACGCTCACGACGCCAACGGAAACTTTGCCAATCCGTCCTTCGGCGCCGCTTGA
- the tpcn3 gene encoding two pore segment channel 3 isoform X1 produces the protein MTSTSSSPDERARDGQDAQSKEDLELASAYVSDAQYNRNIFFDTSPPAVRLYLLYNRRPAQVLLYFFIVLDLSLAVFEEPAVVPLPAWAPMLAELLCLHVFALRLVHYAKVIPRDKFWKDPKNICMIAILALTLADMIIYGALHAAGCYALRWSRVLRPLLLVNVTEGRQLRRAFRSIRNALPQIFSVFLLFIFSILIFSLMALKLFSKRDLKTSDGSPYFSNYADAVFDLYVLVTTANSPDVMMPAYDASSAFAVFFIVYILVNTFIFMSVFLAVVFNNYKKYLKEEVRQLVRAKRHKMARAFAVLQEHRHQGGDGEPLVSRAIWSRLVRLVQPNISHAHTELLWSVSDDRNRGAVDKRAFVQLADLLNIQVMTLKSRPHPLGRLCPAFYRSAPSRLLRRLVRHRAFAAAYDLIIVINAVFIGLDEDKPSVGNAEWAFLALYLLEILLKLYVVEPRSFFAAHRFWNWFDTIIVVCALVATVVNAALESSGGYTSRQILDIVFILRVLRLIRVVDSVKRFRTIINTLIRIGPAILTFGQLILVVYYVFAVAGMELFKGRVKFYQDAGDPAAADCGNPLLRGSAFARLGYCKNNFNDVLSAFVLLVQLTVVNQWHVLSSGFAAVTHKAARIYFVLFHITVVIIIVKPFFWSTRWTRATCTPSWRRRSRSCGSAWRRRRRRRTTTWWTPWRRATASGPPPKQSRATNPSSCSKSPPKGIERWTRCCSACSRPTRSRRTSTSTPTLTTPTETLPIRPSAPLETFSAVKCDPPDLPPTSTPPLLALVHACRSADIDRGD, from the exons ATGACGAGCACGAGCAGCAGCCCCGACGAGCGTGCGCGCGATGGACAGGACGCTCAAAGCAAAGAG gATTTGGAGCTGGCGTCGGCGTACGTTTCTGACGCTCAATACAACAGGAACATCTTCTTCGACACGTCGCCGCCGGCCGTCCG CTTGTATCTGCTCTACAACCGGCGACCGGCTCAGGTGCTGCTTTACTTCTTCATCGTGCTGGACTTGAGCTTGGCCGTGTTCGAGGAGCCCGCCGTCGTGCCTCTGCCGGCGtgg gCGCCCATGCTGGCGGAGCTGCTGTGCCTGCACGTGTTCGCCCTGCGCCTGGTGCACTACGCCAAGGTGATCCCGCGAGACAAGTTCTGGAAGGACCCCAAGAACATCTGCATGATCGCCATCTTGGCG CTGACGCTCGCCGACATGATCATCTACGGCGCTCTGCACGCCGCCGGCTGTTACGCCCTGCGCTGGTCGCGAGTGCTGCGACCGCTCCTCTTGGTCAACGTGACGGAGGGGCGGCAG CTACGCAGGGCCTTCCGAAGCATCCGCAACGCCCTCCCGCAGATCTTCAGCGTCTTCCTGCTCTTCATCTTCAGCATCCTCATCTTCTCGCTGATGGCGCTCAAACTCTTCAGCAAGCG AGACCTGAAGACGTCGGACGGCTCGCCGTACTTCTCCAACTACGCCGACGCCGTGTTCGACCTCTACGTGCTGGTCACCACCGCCAACAGCCCCGACGTCAT GATGCCGGCGTACGACGCCAGCTCGGCCTTCGCCGTCTTCTTCATCGTCTACATCCTGGTCAACACCTTCATCTTCATGTCCGTCTTCCTGGCTGTGGTCTTCAACAACTACAAGAAGTACTTGAAG GAGGAGGTGCGGCAGCTGGTTCGGGCCAAGCGGCACAAGATGGCGCGGGCCTTCGCCGTGCTGCAGGAACATCGCCACCAGGGCGGCGACGGCGAGCCGCTGGTCAGCCGCGCCATCTGGAGCCGCCTCGTCCGATTGGTGCAGCCCAACATTAGCCACGCCCACACCGAACTGCTGTGGAGCGTCTCGGACGACCGCAACCGCGGCGCCGTAG ACAAGCGGGCGTTCGTCCAGCTGGCCGACCTGCTCAACATCCAAGTGATGACGCTCAAGTCCAGGCCGCACCCGCTGGGCCGCCTGTGCCCCGCCTTCTACCGCTCGGCGCCCAGCCGCCTCCTCCGCCGATTGGTCCGGCACAG GGCCTTCGCCGCGGCGTACGACCTGATCATCGTGATCAACGCGGTCTTCATCGGGCTGGACGAGGACAAGCCCAGCGTGGGCAACGCCGAGTGGGCCTTCCTGGCGCTCTACCTGCTGGAGATCCTCCTCAAGCTCTACGTGGTCGAGCCCAGGAGCTTCTTTGCCGCGCACCGCTTCTGGAACTG GTTCGACACCATCATCGTGGTCTGCGCGCTTGTCGCCACCGTCGTCAACGCCGCCCTCGAGTCAT CGGGCGGCTACACCAGCCGCCAGATCCTGGACATCGTCTTCATCCTGCGAGTGCTGCGACTTATCCGAGTGGTGGACAGCGTCAAGAG GTTCCGCACCATCATCAACACGCTGATCCGCATCGGCCCGGCCATCCTCACCTTCGGGCAGCTCATCCTG gtGGTGTACTACGTGTTTGCCGTGGCGGGCATGGAGCTGTTCAAGGGGCGGGTGAAATTCTACCAGGACGCGGGCGATCCGGCGGCCGCCGACTGCGGGAACCCGCTGCTGCGGGGGAGCGCCTTCGCCAGGCTGGGCTACTGCAAGAACAACTTCAACGACGTGCTCAGCGCCTTCGTGCTGCTGGTCCAGCTCACCGTGGTCAACCAGTGGCACG tCCTGAGCAGCGGCTTCGCGGCCGTCACGCACAAGGCGGCCAGGATCTACTTTGTGCTCTTCCACATCACCgtggtcatcatcatcgtcaa GCCTTTTTTCTGGAGTACTCGCTGGACAAGAGCGACCTGCACACCGAGCTGGAGAAGAAGATCGAGGAGCTGCGGCTCGGCGTGGCGCA ggaggcggcggaggaggacgaCAACCTGGTGGACGCCATGGAGACGGGCGACGGCGAGCGGCCCCCCCCCGAAGCAGTCGAGAGCGACGAACCCAAGCTCATGTTCAAAATCACCTCCAAAA gGTATCGAACGGTGGACGCGTTGCTGCAGCGCCTGTTCGAGGCCGACTCGGAGCAGGAGGACGTCGACGTCGACGCCGACGCTCACGACGCCAACGGAAACTTTGCCAATCCGTCCTTCGGCGCCGCTTGAAACATTTTCGGCGGTAAAGTGTGACCCCCCCGacctcccccccacctccaccccacccctccttgCGCTCGTTCACGCCTGTCGCTCCGCCGACATCGATCGCGGCGATTGA
- the tbce gene encoding tubulin-specific chaperone E, which translates to MAAEQTDAEASRDALGRRVSCGEHRATVRFVGSVPPTAGVWLGVEWDEPARGKHDGCHEGVRYFTCRHPTGGSFVRPSKVSFGADFLSAVRREYASEGDAADADVSISGRTLEWARVPKRSLESLPTILLGNCQVNGPGEDGQILRTTPNVRWLDLSGSLLRRWEDVAAIAGQLPRLEALQLSFNRLALPSDPEAHLGAFRHLKVLTLIGCQLTWTQILRCAPMWPMLEELTVEDNDIERLQRPEGVLQELRCLDVSKNRLDQDSLLSLAALPRLQQLIMSDTGFSAVHFPDAAPGGQTSMFSSLEKLNLNQNQISEWGVIDELSKLPSLRQLWCRGNPLASADRNPKTANQMLIAKLPHLLVLNGSDVSPQERRGAECDYLKMFGEEWLRAGGRSQTGRGFADRHPRYRSLVDKYGAPEEGELTKRRPFALKNQLLKITFLFEDDAAMTPLEKKLPASMEVQKVKGLLSRLLKVPATDLKLSYTSAKVSGPEYQMDSDLKTLFFYAVEDGDTILVRRS; encoded by the exons atgGCGGCGGAGCAGACGGATGCCGAGGCGTCGCGGGACGCCCTGGGCCGGCGGGTGTCGTGCGGCGAGCATCGGGCCACGGTCCGCTTCGTGGGCAGCGTGCCGCCCACTGCAG GGGTGTGGCTGGGCGTGGAGTGGGACGAGCCCGCGCGAGGGAAACACGACGGGTGCCACGAAGGCGTGCGCTACTTCACCTGCAG gCACCCGACGGGAGGCTCCTTCGTGCGTCCGTCCAAGGTGAGCTTCGGCGCCGACTTCCTGTCGGCGGTGCGGCGCGAATACGCGTCGGAGGGGGACGCGGCCGACGCGGACGTCAGCATCTCGGGCAGGACGCTGGAGTGGGCGCGCGTGCCCAAGCGCAG TTTGGAGAGCCTCCCCACCATCCTCCTCGGAAACTGCCAAGTGAACGGGCCGGGAGAAGACGGGCAGATCCTCAGAACCACGCCCA ACGTGCGCTGGTTGGACCTGAGCGGCTCTCTGCTGCGCCGCTGGGAGGATGtggccgccatcgccgggcAGTTGCCGCGTCTGGAGGCGCTTCAGCTCAG CTTCAACCGGCTGGCTTTGCCCTCGGATCCCGAGGCCCACCTCGGGGCCTTCCGCCACCTCAAAGTTCTGACCCTCATCGGCTGCCAGCTCACGTGGAcgcag ATCCTGCGCTGCGCCCCCATGTGGCCGATGCTGGAGGAGCTCACAGTGGAGGACAACGACATCGAGCGGCTGCAGAG GCCCGAGGGTGTCCTGCAGGAACTGAGGTGTCTCGATGTGTCCAAAAACCGCCTGGACCAGGACAGCCTGCTCAGCCTCGCCGCTCTGCCCAG ACTGCAGCAGTTGATCATGAGCGACACCGGCTTCTCCGCCGTTCACTTCCCCGACGCCGCGCCAG GTGGGCAGACGTCCATGTTTTCCTCGCTGGAGAAGCTCAACCTGAACCAGAACCAGATCTCTGAG TGGGGCGTGATCGACGAGCTGTCCAAGCTGCCGTCATTGCGGCAACTTTGGTGCCGGGGAAACCCGCTGGCCAGCGCCGACCGCAACCCCAAGACGGCCAATCAGATGCTCATCGCCAAGCTGCCGCACCTCCTCGTCCTGAACGGATCGGAC GTGAGCCCTCaggagaggaggggggcggAGTGCGACTACCTGAAGATGTTTGGAGAGGAGTGGCTGCGGGCCGGGGGGCGGAGTCAGACCGGCCGGGGATTCGCCGATCGCCATCCTCGCTACCGCAGCCTCGTCGACA AGTACGGCGCCCCCGAAGAAGGCGAGCTGACCAAGCGGCGGCCGTTTGCCCTGAAGAATCAGCTGTTAA AGATTACGTTTTTGTTCGAGGACGACGCGGCGATGACGCCGCTGGAAAAGAAACTTCCGG CCTCCATGGAGGTCCAGAAGGTCAAAGGCCTCCTGTCTCGACTGCTGAAGGTCCCCGCGACCGACCTGAAGCTCAGCTACACGAGCGCCAAGGTTTCGGGACCGGAGTACCAAATGGACAGCGACCTGAAAACTTTGTTCTTTTACGCCGTGGAGGACGGAGACACCATCCTCGTGCGACGCTCATAA
- the pgap4 gene encoding transmembrane protein 246 isoform X2: MPRTPRSARCSGGAARTLALFALTFGVALPAACHRLLHSYYFARWAYLDAMSRDALRQSLRRGQDALLFWQAARADPAAAAAELPRHPELLVTVVTTRRREALPYHYLLQVVLCDVASGPDVNEDARLLERHFRVLRRPDERRPAVNSFEREKRDYVFCLRQAYRLARPRNLVVLEDDAMPLPDFFRVLRELLSRRFAARSLYVKLYHPERLQRYWNPEPYRLLEWAGLGLLGGSLLLGLLAAWNPCGLPLRPCAGHLALLAAYVMAAAELLGRHYLLEARRLSPQLYAVSPATECCTPAMLYPGNASLRVADYLDRAFCFQGHAKDTALYRAVRAAPGERSHSVEPNLVAHIGAFSSVRPNPAEPKLL; the protein is encoded by the exons ATGCCGCGGACGCCTCGAAGCGCGCGCTGCTCCGGCGGCGCGGCGCGGACGCTGGCGCTGTTTGCGCTGACGTTCGGCGTGGCGCTTCCGGCCGCGTGCCACCGCCTGCTGCACTCGTACTACTTTGCGCGCTGGGCCTACTTGGACGCCATGAGCCGGGACGCCCTGCGGCAGAGTCTGCGGCGCGGTCAGGACGCGCTGCTCTTCTGGCAGGCGGCCAGAGCCGacccggccgccgccgccgccgagcttCCGCGGCACCCCGAGCTGCTGGTGACGGTGGTGACGACGCGGCGGCGCGAGGCTCTGCCTTACCACTACCTCCTGCAG GTGGTGCTGTGCGACGTGGCGAGCGGCCCCGACGTCAACGAGGACGCCAGACTGCTGGAGCGGCACTTCCGCGTGCTGCGCCGGCCCGACGAGCGGCGGCCGGCCGTCAACTCGTTTGAGCGCGAGAAGCGGGACTACGTGTTCTGCCTGCGGCAGGCCTACCGGCTGGCCCGCCCCCGCAACCTGGTGGTCCTGGAGGACGACGCCATGCCGCTGCCGGACTTCTTCCGGGTGCTGCGGGAGCTGCTGAGCCGGCGCTTCGCCGCCCGCTCGCTCTACGTCAAGCTGTACCACCCCGAGCGGCTGCAGCGCTACTGGAACCCGGAGCCCTACCGGCTGCTGGAGTGGGCGGGCCTGGGCCTGCTGGGGGGCAGCCTGCTGCTGGGGCTGCTGGCCGCGTGGAACCCGTGCGGGCTGCCGCTGCGCCCctgcgccggccacctggcgcTGCTGGCCGCCTACGTGATGGCGGCGGCCGAGCTGCTGGGCCGCCACTACCTGCTGGAGGCCCGCCGGCTCTCGCCGCAGCTGTACGCCGTGTCGCCCGCCACCGAGTGCTGCACGCCCGCCATGCTGTACCCGGGCAACGCCTCGCTGCGGGTGGCCGACTACCTGGACCGGGCCTTCTGCTTCCAAGGCCACGCCAAGGACACGGCCCTGTACCGGGCCGTCCGCGCCGCGCCCGGGGAGCGCTCGCACAGCGTGGAGCCCAACCTGGTGGCGCACATCGGCGCCTTCTCCTCCGTCAGGCCCAACCCGGCCGAGCCCAAGCTGCTCTGA